From a single Streptomyces rubradiris genomic region:
- a CDS encoding GNAT family N-acetyltransferase yields MPPEDAEVQVRPGIEGDLDALTAIYNHYVRETAITFDTAVFTPAERRPWLLSHPEDGPHRLMVAEDARSRRILGYATSSPYRPKPAYGTSVETSVYVAPEAGRRGIGTLLYDALFKALAGQDVHRAYAGIAQPNEPSERLHARFGFRHVGTFHEVGRKFGRYWDVAWYEKEL; encoded by the coding sequence ATGCCGCCGGAAGATGCCGAAGTCCAGGTCAGGCCGGGAATCGAGGGGGACCTCGACGCCCTGACGGCGATCTACAACCACTACGTCCGTGAGACGGCCATCACATTCGACACCGCGGTGTTCACTCCCGCGGAGCGCCGCCCCTGGCTGCTCTCCCACCCTGAAGACGGCCCGCACCGGCTGATGGTTGCCGAGGACGCCCGCTCACGGCGGATCCTGGGCTACGCCACCTCCAGCCCCTACCGGCCGAAGCCGGCGTACGGCACGTCCGTGGAGACCTCGGTGTACGTCGCCCCCGAAGCGGGCCGGCGCGGCATCGGCACGCTGCTCTACGACGCCCTGTTCAAGGCCCTGGCCGGACAGGACGTCCACCGCGCCTACGCGGGGATCGCCCAGCCCAACGAGCCCTCCGAGCGGCTGCACGCCCGCTTCGGCTTCCGGCACGTGGGCACGTTCCACGAGGTCGGCCGCAAGTTCGGCCGCTACTGGGACGTGGCCTGGTACGAGAAGGAACTCTGA
- a CDS encoding RNA polymerase sigma factor RpoD/SigA, with amino-acid sequence MATRAVARRQSATGETADSASSVRAHGGEIADRDLVGMYLDEIARTPLLDAAKEVELSQTIEAGVFAQQVLDGEEESRTDATREELEALVAAGERAKDVFIRSNLRLVVAVARRYPRSGLPLLDLIQEGNAGLVRAVEKFDYRKGFKFSTYATWWIRQAITRSIADQSRTIRLPVHLVEELGRIRRVQREFNREHGRDPEPAEVAAELGSTPERVVDVLDWARDPVSLNMSVDDEGETQFGDLLEDTSAVSPEQSVLTLLRSEELDDLIGRLDQRTASIIKMRYGIEDGRERTLTEVGKEHGLTRERIRQIEKHALLELKKLARDTGFDAAA; translated from the coding sequence ATGGCAACCCGTGCCGTCGCCCGTCGTCAGTCCGCCACCGGCGAGACGGCCGACTCGGCAAGCAGTGTTCGCGCTCATGGCGGCGAGATCGCAGACCGCGACCTGGTCGGCATGTACCTGGACGAGATCGCGCGTACGCCGCTGCTCGACGCCGCCAAGGAAGTCGAGCTGTCCCAGACCATCGAGGCGGGTGTCTTCGCGCAGCAGGTGCTCGACGGCGAGGAGGAGTCCCGCACGGACGCCACCCGCGAGGAGCTTGAGGCCCTGGTGGCCGCCGGTGAGCGCGCCAAGGATGTCTTCATCCGCTCCAACCTCCGCCTGGTCGTCGCGGTCGCCCGGCGCTACCCGCGCAGCGGCCTGCCCCTGCTGGACCTGATCCAGGAGGGCAACGCCGGCCTGGTGCGCGCCGTGGAGAAGTTCGACTACCGCAAGGGCTTCAAGTTCTCGACGTACGCCACCTGGTGGATCCGTCAGGCCATCACCCGCTCCATCGCCGACCAGTCCCGCACGATCCGGCTCCCCGTCCACCTGGTGGAGGAGCTGGGCCGCATCCGCCGGGTCCAGCGCGAGTTCAACCGCGAGCACGGCCGTGACCCGGAGCCCGCGGAGGTCGCCGCCGAGCTGGGCTCGACGCCGGAGCGCGTCGTCGATGTCCTGGACTGGGCCCGCGACCCGGTCTCGCTGAACATGTCGGTGGACGACGAGGGCGAGACCCAGTTCGGCGACCTGCTGGAGGACACCTCGGCGGTCTCCCCGGAGCAGTCGGTCCTCACCCTGCTGCGCAGTGAGGAACTGGACGACCTGATCGGCCGCCTGGACCAGCGCACGGCCTCCATCATCAAGATGCGGTACGGCATCGAGGACGGCCGCGAGCGCACCCTGACCGAGGTCGGCAAGGAGCACGGACTGACCCGTGAGCGGATCCGGCAGATCGAGAAGCACGCGCTGCTGGAGCTGAAGAAGCTGGCCCGCGACACGGGGTTCGACGCGGCGGCGTGA
- a CDS encoding TetR/AcrR family transcriptional regulator, which translates to MEIARAAAALFVRQGLRATRAEDIAQAAGIAPRTFYRYFATKEEAVAPLYAAGARRWIEAVRTAPAGLPVPQALEHAVRHTLTPGLGVSAASWEWLRTLVRLADTSPALRKVWAEVCLSSEGALAEILAARESGPTAPAPQGAPAPARPGGVECGSPEPAGSGAERGTQGPALTPRLRFAAAVAGAAVRVAVESWAGTAARPTGPEGPASLAVRNLRALRDFEWLGNPPCAPEIP; encoded by the coding sequence ATGGAGATCGCCCGGGCGGCGGCGGCCCTCTTCGTCCGGCAGGGCCTGCGGGCGACCCGCGCCGAGGACATCGCCCAGGCCGCGGGCATCGCCCCGCGCACGTTCTACCGCTATTTCGCCACCAAGGAGGAGGCGGTCGCCCCCCTCTACGCCGCCGGAGCCCGGCGCTGGATCGAGGCGGTCCGCACGGCCCCGGCCGGCCTGCCCGTCCCGCAGGCCCTGGAACACGCCGTCCGCCACACCCTCACCCCCGGCCTCGGCGTCTCCGCCGCGTCCTGGGAGTGGCTGCGCACCCTGGTCCGCCTGGCCGACACCAGTCCGGCCCTGCGCAAGGTCTGGGCGGAGGTGTGCCTGTCGTCGGAGGGCGCGCTGGCGGAGATCCTCGCGGCCCGGGAGAGCGGCCCGACGGCACCGGCGCCCCAGGGCGCCCCGGCTCCGGCGCGGCCCGGCGGCGTGGAGTGCGGCAGCCCGGAACCGGCAGGGTCCGGCGCGGAGCGCGGCACCCAGGGCCCGGCGCTCACCCCGCGGCTCCGGTTCGCGGCGGCCGTGGCCGGGGCCGCCGTACGCGTCGCCGTGGAGTCCTGGGCCGGAACGGCGGCCCGCCCCACCGGCCCCGAGGGCCCGGCGAGCCTGGCCGTACGCAACCTGCGCGCGCTACGGGACTTCGAGTGGCTCGGGAACCCGCCTTGCGCCCCTGAGATCCCCTAG
- a CDS encoding helix-turn-helix transcriptional regulator, which yields MTTDTPARLLQLLSLLQTPREWPGGELADRLGVSRRTVRRDVDRLRELGYPVQATRGADGGYRLVAGKAMPPLVLDDEEAVAIAVGLRAGAGHAIEGVDEAAVRALAKLEQVLPSRLRHRVSTLQAATTPLTLGDGPGIAPETLTVMASTVAGHERLRFAYRDKDGSASRRLTEPHRLVSTGRRWYLVAYDVDRADWRTFRVDRVSEPLATGVRFAPREPPTGSAAEYLRQSIHGRQETYAFEVRFAAPAEQVSARLPAWLGVPEDDGTGGCVLRGTTGDPMEWLAVRLAMTEVEFAVRGPGGLAECVRRLGDRLTRAANAGPEGPYGT from the coding sequence ATGACGACCGACACGCCCGCCCGGCTGCTTCAGCTGCTGTCCCTGCTCCAGACGCCCCGGGAGTGGCCCGGGGGTGAGCTGGCCGACCGGCTGGGGGTGTCCCGGCGGACCGTGCGGCGGGATGTGGACCGGCTGCGGGAGCTCGGGTATCCGGTGCAGGCGACGCGGGGCGCGGACGGCGGGTACCGGCTGGTCGCGGGCAAGGCGATGCCACCGCTGGTGCTGGACGACGAGGAGGCCGTGGCGATCGCGGTGGGGCTGCGGGCCGGTGCCGGGCACGCCATCGAGGGGGTGGACGAGGCGGCCGTACGGGCGCTGGCCAAGCTGGAGCAGGTGCTGCCGTCCCGGCTGCGCCACCGGGTGTCCACGCTCCAGGCCGCGACGACACCGCTGACCCTCGGCGACGGGCCGGGCATCGCGCCGGAGACGCTGACCGTGATGGCGTCCACGGTGGCGGGGCACGAACGGCTGCGGTTCGCCTACCGCGACAAGGACGGCAGCGCCTCCCGCCGGCTGACCGAGCCGCACCGGCTGGTGTCGACGGGACGGCGCTGGTACCTGGTGGCCTACGACGTCGACCGGGCGGACTGGCGCACCTTCCGGGTGGACCGGGTGAGCGAACCGCTCGCGACCGGCGTCCGGTTCGCGCCGCGGGAACCGCCGACGGGGAGCGCCGCCGAGTACCTGCGGCAGTCCATCCACGGGCGCCAGGAGACGTACGCCTTCGAGGTGCGGTTCGCCGCGCCCGCGGAACAGGTCTCCGCGCGCCTTCCCGCCTGGCTCGGGGTGCCCGAGGACGACGGCACGGGCGGCTGCGTCCTGCGGGGCACCACGGGCGACCCCATGGAGTGGCTGGCGGTCCGGCTGGCGATGACGGAGGTGGAGTTCGCGGTGCGCGGGCCGGGCGGACTGGCGGAGTGCGTACGACGGTTGGGCGACCGCCTGACCAGGGCGGCGAACGCCGGGCCGGAAGGGCCGTACGGAACCTAG
- a CDS encoding MFS transporter, protein MTTPTALSAPPHDRTRWLALAIVMTAAFMDLVDVTIVNIAIPSIQRNEHASVGQIQWITAGYALAFAAGLITGGRLGDIHGRKRVFLAGIGGFTLASALCGFAANPEMLVASRFLQGGMAALMVPQVLSIVHATFPAHERGKVFGLFGAIVGLGAVSGPLLGALLTEWNLFGLEWRPIFLINLPVGVLAWLLGRRFITESRAPKALKLDLVGVALVTLGLLMLLYPLTRGRELGWPLWGYLSMAGALLVFAALVAYERRKAARDGSPLVELSLFRVKSFAAGIAVQTVFGVALGIFFLVWTLYMQIGLGWSPLRAGLTGVPFSLAVSTAAGLSVQRLVPRFGRKVLQTGALVMGAGVLLYLWEADHYGLAIASWQMALPLVVMGLGMGLIVAPLTDAVLSEVPREHAGSASGLINTVQQMGNALGLGLVSVVFYGQIGDRLAAAQVGPAFVHAFQHALWYVAGIMGAIFLLMCALPKRPAQHVEGAGEETPAEETPAPEREPEPQPAG, encoded by the coding sequence ATGACCACTCCGACGGCGCTCTCCGCCCCACCTCACGACCGAACCCGCTGGCTGGCCCTGGCCATCGTCATGACCGCGGCCTTCATGGACCTCGTGGACGTGACGATCGTCAACATCGCCATCCCGTCCATCCAGCGGAACGAACACGCCTCGGTGGGCCAGATCCAGTGGATAACCGCCGGCTACGCCCTCGCCTTCGCCGCCGGCCTGATCACCGGCGGCCGGCTCGGCGACATCCACGGCCGCAAGCGGGTGTTCCTCGCCGGCATCGGCGGCTTCACCCTCGCCTCCGCCCTGTGCGGCTTCGCGGCGAACCCGGAGATGCTCGTCGCCTCCCGCTTCCTCCAGGGCGGCATGGCCGCGCTGATGGTGCCGCAGGTGCTGTCGATCGTGCACGCCACCTTCCCCGCCCACGAACGCGGCAAGGTCTTCGGCCTGTTCGGCGCGATCGTCGGCCTCGGTGCGGTGTCCGGCCCGCTGCTCGGCGCGCTGCTGACGGAGTGGAACCTGTTCGGCCTCGAATGGCGGCCCATCTTCCTCATCAACCTGCCCGTCGGCGTGCTCGCCTGGCTGCTGGGCCGCCGGTTCATCACCGAGTCCCGTGCCCCGAAGGCGCTGAAGCTGGACCTCGTCGGGGTCGCCCTGGTCACGCTGGGCCTGCTCATGCTGCTCTACCCGCTGACCCGCGGGCGCGAGCTGGGCTGGCCGCTGTGGGGGTACCTCTCGATGGCCGGCGCCCTCCTCGTCTTCGCGGCCCTGGTGGCGTACGAGCGGCGCAAGGCGGCGCGGGACGGCTCCCCGCTGGTCGAGCTGTCGCTGTTCCGGGTGAAGAGCTTCGCCGCCGGTATCGCCGTACAGACCGTGTTCGGGGTCGCGCTCGGCATCTTCTTCCTGGTCTGGACGCTGTACATGCAGATCGGCCTGGGCTGGAGCCCGCTGCGGGCCGGGCTGACCGGGGTGCCGTTCTCGCTCGCGGTGTCCACGGCGGCCGGGCTGTCGGTGCAGCGACTGGTTCCGCGGTTCGGCCGCAAGGTGCTCCAGACGGGCGCGCTGGTGATGGGCGCGGGCGTGCTGCTCTACCTGTGGGAGGCCGACCACTACGGCCTCGCCATCGCCTCCTGGCAGATGGCCCTGCCGCTGGTCGTGATGGGTCTCGGCATGGGCCTGATCGTCGCCCCGCTGACCGACGCGGTGCTCTCCGAGGTGCCGCGCGAGCACGCCGGTTCCGCGTCCGGGCTGATCAACACCGTGCAGCAGATGGGCAACGCGCTCGGGCTGGGGCTGGTGTCGGTGGTCTTCTACGGGCAGATCGGCGACCGGCTCGCCGCCGCCCAGGTCGGCCCGGCCTTCGTGCACGCCTTCCAGCACGCGCTGTGGTACGTCGCCGGGATCATGGGCGCGATCTTCCTGCTGATGTGCGCCCTGCCGAAGCGCCCGGCCCAGCACGTGGAGGGCGCGGGGGAGGAGACGCCGGCGGAGGAGACGCCGGCGCCGGAACGGGAGCCCGAGCCGCAGCCGGCGGGCTGA
- a CDS encoding DeoR/GlpR family DNA-binding transcription regulator, protein MYAPERQQEILRLARDGGRVDVLSLAEAFQVTAETIRRDLKALDRAGLVRRVHGGAIPAGRFDFEPDLAERESTAADEKDRIARAALAELPAEGTVILDAGTTVARLAATVPLEASLTVVTHSLPIAARLADHPGIQLHLVGGRVRHRTRAAVDAWALRAYGEIRADVLFVAANGFSAEHGLTTPDLAEAAVKRAAVGAARRVVLLADSGKHGQEHFARFGGLGDVDLLITDSGLSPDDAAAIERGGTEVVRA, encoded by the coding sequence ATGTACGCACCGGAGCGGCAGCAGGAGATCCTCCGGCTCGCCCGGGACGGCGGCCGGGTGGACGTGCTGTCGCTGGCCGAGGCGTTCCAGGTCACCGCGGAGACGATCCGCCGCGACCTGAAGGCCCTCGACCGCGCCGGTCTGGTCCGCCGGGTGCACGGCGGTGCCATCCCGGCCGGCCGCTTCGACTTCGAGCCGGACCTCGCCGAGCGCGAGTCCACCGCCGCCGACGAGAAGGACCGCATCGCCAGGGCGGCCCTCGCCGAACTGCCCGCCGAGGGCACGGTGATCCTCGACGCCGGTACGACGGTGGCCCGCCTCGCCGCCACCGTCCCGCTGGAGGCGTCCCTCACCGTCGTCACGCACAGCCTGCCCATCGCCGCCCGGCTCGCCGACCACCCGGGCATCCAGCTCCACCTGGTCGGCGGCCGGGTACGGCACCGCACGCGCGCCGCCGTGGACGCCTGGGCGCTGCGCGCGTACGGCGAGATCCGCGCCGACGTGCTGTTCGTCGCCGCCAACGGCTTCTCCGCCGAGCACGGGCTGACCACCCCCGACCTCGCCGAGGCGGCGGTCAAACGGGCCGCGGTCGGCGCCGCGCGGCGGGTGGTGCTGCTGGCCGACTCCGGCAAGCACGGCCAGGAGCACTTCGCCCGCTTCGGCGGCCTGGGCGATGTGGACCTGCTGATCACCGACAGCGGGCTGAGCCCGGACGACGCCGCCGCCATCGAGCGCGGCGGCACGGAAGTAGTGCGCGCATGA
- the pfkB gene encoding 1-phosphofructokinase, with the protein MILTVTPNPSLDRTYEVPALERGEVIRAAGERVDPGGKGVNVSRAVAAAGRRTLAVLPLGGAPGALVAGLLDAQGIEVAPVPVAGATRSNIALAEADGVLTKINAPGPELSAAEQELLLDTVRSHSRAADWIACCGSLPRGLAPSWYADLVTRAHAAGARIALDTSGRALLEALRARPDVVKPNAGELAEAVGSPLATVGDALKAAEELRALGARAVLASLGADGQLLVADAGAWFGSARVFAVRSNVGAGDASLAGFLIAGGTGPEALASAVAHGAAAVRLPGSLMPAPADLDPAAVTVTADIPLGRELTEPVG; encoded by the coding sequence ATGATCCTCACCGTCACCCCCAACCCGTCCCTCGACCGCACCTACGAGGTGCCCGCACTGGAGCGCGGCGAGGTCATCCGCGCCGCCGGTGAGCGCGTGGACCCCGGCGGCAAGGGCGTGAACGTCTCCCGGGCCGTCGCCGCCGCCGGCCGGCGCACCCTCGCCGTACTGCCCCTGGGCGGTGCGCCGGGCGCGCTCGTCGCCGGCCTGCTGGACGCGCAGGGCATCGAGGTCGCGCCGGTCCCGGTCGCCGGCGCCACCCGCTCCAACATCGCGCTCGCGGAAGCCGACGGGGTGCTCACGAAGATCAACGCGCCCGGACCGGAACTGTCGGCGGCCGAGCAGGAACTCCTGCTGGACACCGTACGGTCGCACTCCCGTGCCGCCGACTGGATCGCCTGCTGCGGCAGCCTGCCCCGGGGGCTCGCGCCGTCCTGGTACGCCGACCTAGTCACCCGGGCGCACGCCGCCGGCGCGCGGATCGCGCTGGACACCTCGGGGCGCGCCCTCCTGGAGGCGCTGCGCGCCCGGCCCGACGTGGTGAAGCCGAACGCCGGGGAACTGGCGGAAGCCGTCGGCAGCCCACTGGCCACCGTGGGCGACGCGCTCAAGGCGGCCGAGGAACTGCGCGCGCTGGGCGCCCGCGCCGTCCTGGCGAGCCTGGGCGCCGACGGACAGCTCCTGGTGGCGGACGCCGGTGCCTGGTTCGGCAGCGCCCGGGTGTTCGCCGTCCGCAGCAACGTCGGCGCCGGGGACGCCTCCCTGGCCGGCTTCCTCATCGCCGGCGGCACCGGTCCCGAGGCCCTGGCCTCCGCCGTCGCCCACGGCGCCGCCGCGGTCCGGCTCCCCGGCAGCCTGATGCCGGCGCCCGCCGACCTGGACCCGGCGGCGGTGACCGTCACGGCGGACATACCGCTCGGCCGCGAACTGACGGAGCCGGTCGGATGA
- a CDS encoding fructose-specific PTS transporter subunit EIIC: MSDMIGADLVDLDLSAGTKEAAARALAERMVARGRVTDLEGFLADVAAREAQMPTGLDGGIGIPHCRSAHVTEPTLAFGRSAAGIDFGAPDGPADLVFLIAAPAGADDAHLTILSSLARKLMNAEFTAALRAADSAQTAAALIRGDEPPTGALVRDGEPPTGALVRDGEPPAGEGARAAGVPGAPEEAPGVVPDAPEDTAVAPAAASAGATAGSTAETAAASAAGTSTRTGTSAGPGAPDEPGTSGEPGAPGAPGVPAAGAAGAAGAAGAAGGAVPAPGTDQPRPFRIVAVTSCPTGIAHTYMAAESLENAGREAGVELVVETQGSAGFARLDPAVIAAADGVILAHDVPVRDKDRFAGKPTVDVGVKAGINRPAELIAEVREKAARGEASAPAHAPAGTPVERAGDATEGYGTKLRTWLMSGVSYMVPFVAAGGLLIALGFAIGGWQVDKAPSVMDHFVWTQTDSWGALLFQIGGVAFKFLVPVLAGYIAYGMADRPGLVPGFVGGAIALDADAGFLGGLAAGLIAGGVVLAIQRVRIPAVLRGIMPVVVIPLLSSAVTGFLMLVVIGKPIASAQKGLTDWLSGLTGSNAVLLGALLGLMMCFDLGGPVNKVAYAFATAGIAVTDPSDSAMRIMAAVMAAGMVPPLAMALATTVRGRLFTPAERENGKAAWVLGASFISEGAIPFAAADPLRVIPSAMAGGALTGALSMAFGATLRAPHGGVFVVPLIGSPLLYLVAIAAGVCVTAALVVLLKGMRGQAPESGTTGPAAEQAGARKDTGQPVAA, translated from the coding sequence ATGAGCGACATGATCGGCGCGGACCTGGTCGACCTCGACCTGTCCGCCGGCACCAAGGAGGCGGCGGCCCGCGCCCTCGCCGAACGCATGGTGGCCCGGGGCCGGGTGACCGACCTGGAGGGTTTCCTCGCCGACGTGGCCGCCCGCGAGGCCCAGATGCCGACCGGGCTCGACGGCGGCATCGGCATCCCGCACTGCCGCAGCGCCCATGTCACCGAGCCGACCCTCGCCTTCGGCCGCAGCGCCGCCGGTATCGACTTCGGCGCCCCGGACGGCCCGGCCGACCTCGTCTTCCTGATCGCGGCACCCGCCGGCGCCGACGACGCCCACCTCACGATCCTCTCCTCCCTCGCCCGCAAGCTGATGAACGCCGAGTTCACGGCCGCGCTGCGGGCGGCGGACTCCGCGCAGACGGCGGCGGCCCTGATCCGGGGCGACGAGCCGCCGACGGGGGCCCTGGTCCGGGACGGTGAGCCGCCGACGGGGGCCCTGGTCCGGGACGGTGAGCCGCCGGCGGGGGAGGGAGCGCGGGCCGCGGGCGTCCCGGGCGCCCCTGAGGAAGCTCCGGGTGTCGTCCCGGACGCCCCTGAAGACACCGCTGTGGCTCCGGCGGCGGCCTCCGCCGGAGCCACAGCGGGCAGCACGGCGGAGACGGCCGCGGCGAGCGCGGCGGGTACGTCCACCAGGACCGGTACGTCTGCTGGGCCCGGTGCGCCCGACGAGCCCGGTACGAGCGGTGAGCCGGGTGCACCCGGCGCCCCCGGTGTTCCCGCCGCCGGAGCCGCCGGAGCCGCCGGAGCCGCCGGAGCCGCCGGGGGTGCCGTCCCCGCCCCCGGCACGGACCAGCCCCGGCCCTTCCGGATCGTGGCCGTCACCTCCTGCCCCACCGGCATCGCCCACACCTACATGGCGGCCGAGTCCCTGGAGAACGCGGGCCGGGAGGCGGGGGTCGAGCTGGTCGTCGAGACGCAGGGCTCGGCCGGTTTCGCCCGGCTGGACCCGGCGGTGATCGCGGCGGCGGACGGCGTGATCCTCGCGCACGACGTCCCCGTACGCGACAAGGACCGTTTCGCGGGCAAGCCGACCGTCGACGTGGGCGTGAAGGCCGGCATCAACCGCCCCGCCGAACTCATCGCGGAGGTCCGCGAGAAGGCGGCGCGCGGCGAGGCGAGCGCTCCGGCGCACGCACCGGCGGGCACGCCGGTCGAACGCGCGGGCGACGCCACGGAGGGCTACGGCACCAAGCTCCGCACCTGGCTGATGTCCGGCGTCAGCTACATGGTCCCGTTCGTCGCCGCAGGCGGTCTCCTCATCGCCCTCGGCTTCGCGATCGGCGGCTGGCAGGTCGACAAGGCACCCTCGGTCATGGACCACTTCGTGTGGACGCAGACCGACAGCTGGGGCGCGCTGCTCTTCCAGATCGGGGGCGTCGCTTTCAAGTTCCTCGTCCCGGTCCTGGCCGGCTACATCGCCTACGGCATGGCCGACCGGCCCGGCCTCGTCCCCGGCTTCGTGGGCGGCGCGATAGCGCTGGACGCGGACGCGGGCTTCCTCGGCGGCCTGGCGGCCGGTCTGATCGCCGGTGGCGTGGTGCTGGCGATCCAGCGGGTGCGTATCCCGGCGGTGCTGCGCGGCATCATGCCGGTGGTGGTGATCCCGCTGCTCTCCTCGGCGGTCACCGGCTTCCTGATGCTCGTCGTCATCGGCAAGCCGATCGCCTCCGCGCAGAAGGGCCTCACCGACTGGCTGAGCGGGCTCACCGGCAGCAACGCCGTCCTGCTCGGCGCCCTGCTCGGCCTGATGATGTGCTTCGACCTGGGCGGCCCGGTCAACAAGGTCGCCTACGCCTTCGCCACCGCCGGCATCGCCGTCACCGACCCCAGCGACTCGGCGATGCGGATCATGGCGGCGGTGATGGCGGCCGGCATGGTCCCGCCGCTGGCGATGGCCCTGGCCACCACCGTGCGCGGCCGGCTGTTCACCCCGGCCGAGCGCGAGAACGGCAAGGCCGCCTGGGTGCTGGGCGCGTCCTTCATCTCCGAGGGCGCGATCCCGTTCGCGGCGGCCGACCCGCTGCGGGTCATCCCGTCCGCCATGGCGGGCGGCGCGCTCACCGGCGCCCTGTCGATGGCCTTCGGCGCCACCCTGCGCGCCCCGCACGGCGGTGTCTTCGTGGTCCCGCTGATCGGCAGCCCGCTGCTGTACCTGGTGGCCATCGCGGCCGGGGTGTGCGTCACTGCGGCCTTGGTGGTCCTCCTCAAGGGAAT